In a single window of the Candidatus Flexicrinis proximus genome:
- a CDS encoding SDR family NAD(P)-dependent oxidoreductase: MGHLTAATVFLVSGGARGITARCVVDMAAHFHCKFILLGRSRLTDEPAWAQDAANEADLKKRAMADFQARGEKPTPALVTKAAGAVLAGREIRETLAAVKAAGGEAVYLSADITDTAKLREALDSVSHIGRISGILHGAGNLADKLIENKTEADFENVYSAKVEGLENLLAVVPAAQIETLVLFSSVAGFYGNVGQADYAIANEILNKTAHRFKAQHPGCHVVSINWGPWDGGMVTPQLRAYFDALDIKVIPVDVGTRMLVDELRRTVPDAAVQIVIGSAIKPQPAAPQPELMTHRLRRTLKLSESPFLGDHVVNAQAVLPMVAGMSWMASAAEQIHRGYKCVGFDNYRVLKGIVFDETLADEYVLELKETSKSAEQITIEAMIRSLSVDGKPRFHYSTALTLKPRVADAPVYTHTLDVPAADIPGSELYHDGTLFHGFAFQGVDRVLALGQAGLKMRCVLPRVDDAYQGQFPVQAFNYFMSDIGLQSIGIWARKMYDLGSLPLRAGHGEFYSDVPFGQVFYTTMDIKSHTDTNVTADITLYDDHDHIYMIIRDLEVTMSKRLNELFLRNRLPETSP, translated from the coding sequence ATGGGTCACCTCACGGCAGCGACCGTGTTTCTGGTCAGCGGCGGCGCGCGCGGGATTACTGCGCGCTGCGTCGTCGATATGGCCGCACACTTCCACTGCAAATTCATCCTGCTGGGGCGCAGCCGGCTGACCGACGAGCCCGCCTGGGCGCAGGACGCGGCCAACGAGGCCGATCTCAAGAAGCGGGCGATGGCAGATTTTCAGGCGCGCGGCGAGAAGCCGACGCCGGCGCTGGTCACCAAAGCCGCTGGCGCCGTGCTTGCGGGTCGCGAAATCCGCGAAACGCTGGCGGCGGTGAAAGCAGCCGGCGGCGAAGCGGTGTATCTGAGCGCTGACATCACCGACACGGCGAAACTGCGCGAGGCGCTGGACAGCGTCAGCCACATCGGACGTATCAGCGGAATCCTGCACGGCGCGGGAAACCTGGCCGATAAGCTGATCGAGAACAAGACCGAGGCCGATTTCGAGAACGTCTACTCGGCCAAGGTCGAAGGGCTGGAAAACCTGCTGGCCGTGGTGCCTGCCGCGCAGATCGAGACGCTGGTGCTGTTTTCGTCGGTGGCCGGTTTTTACGGAAATGTCGGCCAGGCCGATTACGCGATCGCCAACGAAATACTGAACAAGACGGCGCACCGCTTCAAGGCGCAGCACCCCGGCTGCCATGTCGTCAGTATCAACTGGGGACCGTGGGACGGCGGGATGGTCACGCCGCAGCTGCGCGCCTACTTCGACGCGCTGGACATCAAGGTGATCCCGGTCGATGTGGGAACCCGGATGCTGGTCGACGAACTGCGCCGCACCGTCCCTGATGCCGCAGTCCAGATCGTGATCGGGAGCGCGATCAAGCCGCAGCCCGCCGCCCCCCAGCCCGAATTGATGACGCACCGGCTCCGGCGGACGCTCAAATTGAGCGAAAGCCCGTTCCTGGGCGACCATGTCGTCAACGCGCAGGCGGTACTGCCGATGGTCGCCGGGATGTCCTGGATGGCGAGCGCAGCCGAGCAGATCCACCGCGGCTACAAGTGCGTCGGGTTCGACAATTACCGTGTGCTCAAGGGGATCGTCTTCGACGAGACGCTGGCGGACGAATATGTGCTCGAACTGAAAGAGACCAGCAAGAGCGCGGAACAGATCACCATTGAGGCGATGATTCGCAGCCTGAGCGTCGACGGAAAACCGCGCTTTCATTACAGCACGGCCCTCACGCTGAAGCCGCGCGTAGCGGACGCGCCGGTTTACACGCACACGCTGGACGTGCCGGCGGCCGACATCCCGGGCAGTGAGCTTTACCATGATGGCACGCTATTCCACGGGTTCGCCTTTCAGGGCGTAGACCGCGTCCTGGCACTCGGACAGGCCGGGTTGAAGATGCGCTGCGTGCTGCCGCGGGTTGATGACGCCTATCAGGGGCAGTTCCCGGTCCAGGCCTTCAACTACTTCATGTCGGATATTGGCCTGCAGAGCATTGGCATCTGGGCGCGCAAAATGTACGACCTCGGCAGCCTGCCGCTGCGCGCGGGGCACGGCGAGTTTTACAGCGACGTGCCGTTCGGCCAGGTGTTCTATACCACCATGGACATCAAATCGCATACCGATACCAACGTGACCGCCGACATCACCCTGTATGACGATCATGACCACATCTATATGATTATCCGTGACCTCGAAGTAACGATGAGCAAGCGGCTGAACGAACTGTTCCTCAGGAACCGCCTGCCCGAAACGAGCCCATGA